ATGCTTGCGTCGGCCAGGTCGGGGCTGAAGGTGGCCGACAGGTTGTCTCCGCCGCTTTCAATAAAAATAATCTGGACATCTGGAAACTTGCGGGCCATTTCGTCTACTGCTTCCAGGTTCATGGAACAGTCTTCACGAATGGCGGTATGGGGGCATCCTCCAGTTTCTACGCCGACAATTCTTTCGGGAGGCAGGGCTGAATTCTTGATTAAAAATTCGGCATCTTCCTTGGTGTAAATATCGTTGGTTACTACGCAGATGCTGTATTCCTTACTCATCTTGCGGGTAAGTCTTTCAATCAATGCGGTTTTTCCAGATCCAACGGGACCGCCTACGCCAATTTTTACATAACTCATATTTTGCTCATTAACTCATATAAAGTCGGGAATAAAGTTCTTCGTGTTTCATTCCCGCAATATCTATGCCAGTTCCACCTACGCCCAAGTCATCCATGTCCAGCGTGCAGGCCCGCTGAACGGCTTGGATGATTTTCTTTTGGGATTTGCTTAAAATCTTTTG
The DNA window shown above is from Fibrobacter sp. and carries:
- the ureG gene encoding urease accessory protein UreG, with the protein product MSYVKIGVGGPVGSGKTALIERLTRKMSKEYSICVVTNDIYTKEDAEFLIKNSALPPERIVGVETGGCPHTAIREDCSMNLEAVDEMARKFPDVQIIFIESGGDNLSATFSPDLADAS